In Thermococcus profundus, the genomic stretch CATTGGAGCCAAGAGGCTGGTGGTTGACTCCGTCACGACGCTCTACATCAACAAGCCCGCGATGGCGAGGAGCATCGTGATGCAGCTCAAGAGGGTTCTGGCCGGTCTTGGCGTTACCAGCATCTTCGTCAGCCAGATAAGCGTCGGCGAGAGGGGTTTCGGCGGCCCCGGTGTCGAGCACGGCGTCGACGGCATAATCCGCCTCGACCTCGATGAGATCGACGGCGAGCTGAAGCGCTCCCTGATAGTCTGGAAGATGCGCGGAACGAGCCACAGCATGAGGAGGCACCCGTTTGACATCATCGACACCGGAATAGTCGTCTATCCTGACAAAGTCCTCAAGAGGAAGGCCGTTGTTGAGCTTGAGTGAAAACTGAGGGGAGGTGATGCGAGATGGTGGAGGTTCCGCTGAACCCGATCGGAAGGGAGGAGATACACAGGCTCGAGAGCGTTCTCCTCTTCGCGACGCTATTCAGGCCCGAGGTCATAGAGCTGATAAAGGATCCAGCCGAGAGGCTCACCTGGGTTGACAGCCTTGCAGTAGCTGCCGGAGCGATAGCCAGGGAGAAGGCTGGAATGACGGTCAGCGAAATCGCCGAGGAGCTCGGAAGAACGGAGCAGACGATAAGGAAGCACCTCAAGGGCGAGACCAAGGCAGGACAGCTCGTCAGGGAGACCTACGAACTTATCAAGCAGGGCAAGCTCGACGAGCTCGTGAAGAACATCGAAGTCCTCTCCAAGGGTGGCCAGGTGGTTGCGCTGGAGGAGTACGAGAAGCTCAAGAGGGAGAAGGAAGAGCTTGAAGCCAGGGTAAAGGAGCTTGAGGAGGAGAACCACCAGCTTAAGGCGAAGCTTGAGAACATCAGAAAAGTTCTCAACGATGCTCTGGAGAGAGTAAAGGAGATAGAGAAGCTCCTCTGAGCCTCTTAACCCCTTCCGTTTCCGTCTTTTCTGAGGCTCTCCTCCCAAGTCATAATCATGTGGGTGTAGGTGTCGTCGTCTTCCTCAATGCCCCTCTTTATCTCTGAGACGTGGGCGTACCTGGCCTTGAACTGCTCCAGGATGTAGTCGACGGCCTTCTCGGGGTCGGCCTTGGTGCCGCAGGTGTAGACGTCGAGGGCGGCATAACCTCTCTCCGGCCAAGTGTGGACTGAGATGTGGCTCTCAGCGACGATGACGACTCCGCTGACGCCGGTTGGCGAGAACTTGAAGAAGTAGCTGGACTTAACCTCCATGTTGCTTATCTTCGCCGCGTTGAGGAATATCTCCCTTATCCTATCAGCGTTACCGAGGACTTCAGGATCGCAACCGGCGGCCTCAACAACGTAGTGAAACCCTATCGTCTCGATCTCGCTCATGGCTCTCACCCGTCTTCCTACTGTGGACTTCCCTTTTTAAAGTTAATCCTAAATCAAAGAGCTCTGAACGGGCTTTTTAGATTTTAACCGGAAGATACTGGGCCGGTAACGGATTAAGCTGTTATCTTTCAGCCGTTTTTTGAATTTCGCGGAAGTTTCTGAATATCAGCGAATATTCCCCCCAGCAACGCTCCAATCTAGGTTTTGCCCCCTCCTCCACCTTAAAATTGAAACTTTTTTATGGCGTTTTCATGAAAGACCACTAATTTTAAAACCCGGGCCCTTCATTATCGATAGTGGTTCAGTGAATGATCACCAGTACGTATAAAAGTGCAGCGGGGTGTTGTTATGGCATCTAAGAAAAAAGGGAAGGCCCCATCGAGGCCCGCGGATGGAATACTCGAGAGCAAGAGGAGGAGGCTTTCCTTCCTCGTTAGAATGGAACCCAAAAAAATGATACTCTACCCACTGGTGGTTTTTGTAATAGCCGCCCTCCTTCTCGCGGTTCACCCGCCGGAGAAGGGCATAGACCTCAAGGGTGGTGTGGTAGTAACCGTCTACCACATCTCGGCCACCCCAGATGAACTCGCCAAATACGTCAAGGACAAAACCGGGATTAACGTCAGGGCCGAGAAGTTCAGCGACCCCATAACCGGGCTCTCAGGGATCAGGCTCTACGCCCCGGCGGGAACGAATCCCGACGAAATCTCAAACGCCATCCAGCTTAAATACAAGAACGCGGACATAACCCCCAGGGTCGTGGATCCAACCTTCGGTAAAATAGCCCAGAAGCAGGGAATAAAGGCGGTTATATACGCCTTCATCGGAATGGCAATAGTGGTCTTCCTGTTCTTCAGGGATCCGATTCCATCGGGCACAATAATATTCTCGGCATTCTCGGACATGGTAATAGCCCTCGCCGTCATGGGCCTGCTTGGAATAAACCTCACAACTGCCACAATAGCCGCTCTCCTCATGCTCATAGGTTACACAGTAGACAGCAACATCCTCCTCACCACCAGACTCCTCAGGAGGAAGGAGGACACGGCCGAGGATGCGTACCTGTCGGCGGTTTCAACCGGGTTCACCATGAGCACCACAACCTTAGGCGCCCTCCTTATCCTCTGGCTCGTCTCCACGTCCGACGTGATAGACAGCATAACCATCGTCCTCATCTTCGGCCTGTTGGCGGACTTCATGAACACCTGGATCTTCAACGCCGGTGTGCTGAGGTGGTACGTGGCAAGCCCGTTCAAGTTCACACTCAAGCTCAGGAGGGGTAGCTGATGGCCAGAAGAAAGGGAATCAAAGCCCTCCTGCTCAACTGGAGGGTTCTCCTGCTCATAATCTTCCTCGTGGGGTCCCTGGCCGCTATCGCGGCCAACGGTCTGACCTACGGTATCGACATCGGCGGTGGGGTAGCCCTCATCGCAAAGCCAGAAAAACCCGTGAGCGGCGATACTGTCAACGGCATAATAACCTCCCTCCAGAACAGGCTCAACACCTTCGGCGTCAAGGACATCACCATAGAGTCACAGCGCGACCCCGAAACCGGGGAGAGCCTGATAGTCGTCAAGGTGGCCAACATTACCCTCGACGAGGCCAAGCAGATAAAGAACCTCATAGAGAGCCAGGGTGTACTCTACATGGAGTTCAACGGCGTTATCTTTGCCACCGGAGCGGACGTTACGGTTCACTCGAGTGACTGGGGCCTCAACCCGAGGGATTGCTCAACCTGCTGGTACGTGGGCTTCCAGCTTTCAGGCAAGGCCCAGGACAACTTCAAGAAAGTCGCAAGCGGCAAAACGGGCTGGCCCGTTGACATATTCCTCGACCCGCCGACCAACTCCCTCCTAGTGGTCTCATCCAGGGTCTATCAGGAGCTCCAGAACCCTGCCGATTTCAACGGGAAAGCTGGCACTCAAGCTCCAACGCTCCTTGAGAGGATCGAGAAGGCCTTCAACATCACCGTCGTCGAGTACAACAACCAGACCGCGGAGGAGATCATAGCTAACGCCACTAACCTAGGAAAGAAGAGCATAATAATCGCGGATCTCCCGGAAAGCCTCTACAACCAGGTCAAGGATGCCCTCCTCCAGGCAGGATCTAAGATCCGTGTCTCTTACTTCACCCCCCAACCAAACGAGGATATGAGGGACTTCGTCAAGAGAATTCTCAACCTCTACGGCCCCTACACCCTCAAGTTCGATCCAGCGCAGGGCAACTCCGACAGGCTTCAGCTCAGCGGAAGCGCCGCCACCAAAGAGGAAGCCCTCCAGGAGGCGAAGAGGATATACAGCGTCCTCAGGAGCGGTTCCCTCGCGGTCAAGCTCCACGTCATAAGCGAGGAGTACATATCCCCAACCCTCGGAGCAGGCTTCAAGAAGCAGGCTGGTATAGCTGGAATAGGCGCACTCATAGCTGTGCTCCTCATAGTCTACTACCACTACCGCAGGTGGAAGATAGCCATCCCGGTCGCGAGCACGAGCCTGTTTGAGGTCACGATAATCCTCGGAATAGCCGCACTGATACGCTGGAACCTCGACCTCCCGAGTATAGCAGGTATCATAGCGGCCATAGGTACGGGTGTGGACCAGCAGATAGTCATAACCGACGAGCTCCTCGGAGGATCCCCAAGCGGTAAGGTTGCCAGGAGGATGGGACTCATCAAGAGAATGGCTAGGGCGTTCTTCGTCATCCTGGCTTCAGCAACGACCACGATAGTCGCAATGAGCTTCCTCCTCATGTACTTCGTCGGAACACTTAAGGGCTTCGCATTCACAACTATACTCGGTGTGCTCATTGGAGTCCTCGTCACCAGACCGGCCTACGCGGAGATAGCCAAGCACCTCCTCTCGCTCGACTGACCTTTCTTTTCCATTCAATTTTCGGTGGTGGTAGGATGTTCGTGATAATAATGGGTGCGGGCAGGGTTGGTTATTTAGTGGCCAAGATGCTCGAGGAGGACGGCCACGATGTAACCGTTATAGAACAGGACGGGGAGCGGGCGAAGGAACTGTCCCTCGAAATAAACGGCCTCGTCATCGAGGGAGACGCAACCGACCCCAAGACCCTTGAAGAGGCAAACATAAAACAGGCCCACGCCTTCGCGGCCCTGACCGGAAAGGACGACGCCAACATACTAGCCTGCATCCTCGCAAAGAACCTCAACCCAAGTATCTACACGGCCCTGAGGATAAGCAACCCCAAGAACAAGAGGATATTCGAGAGGGTCGAGGATCTCAAAAAGTACTTCAACTTCACGATCTCCCCAGAGGAGATAGCGGCGGAGTACATATCCAGGAACCTCTCAACCCCTGGCTTTGATAGGGTTCTCTTCCCCAAGGAAGGGGCTGAGATAGTCCGTTTTGAGATAACCCCCGACAGCTGGGTTGCCGGAAAGACCGTGAAGGAGCTCGGCCTTCCCAAGGATGCCCTCATCGTTGCAGTATACGACAGGAGGGGGAACCTGATAATCCCCTCAGGAGACACCAAACTGCCAGAGGAGGGCTCGCTGATAGTCTTCGCCAAAACCGGAGTGCTCGATGATGTGAAGGACATATTCGAAAAGATGAACGAGGGGAGGTAGCCCTCAGCGCCGGGAGAGCCAGAACAGGGCTCTAGCGGCCCTCTCAGGGGTGGGGAAGTTCTTCATCCCAGCATTTTCCAGCAGTTCAACGCCGCCTTTAACGAGCTCCCCGGCCATGAAGTTGGCTACGATGGGTTTGCCGCAGTCGGCTTCAACAACCGCCCTCGCTATATCCTCGCTCGGGATGAATATCGGGGGCACGCAGATAACAAGGATTGAATCGACGTTCCCATCCCTGCAGACAGCCTCGACAGTCCTCTTGTAGCGCTCG encodes the following:
- the speD gene encoding adenosylmethionine decarboxylase — its product is MSEIETIGFHYVVEAAGCDPEVLGNADRIREIFLNAAKISNMEVKSSYFFKFSPTGVSGVVIVAESHISVHTWPERGYAALDVYTCGTKADPEKAVDYILEQFKARYAHVSEIKRGIEEDDDTYTHMIMTWEESLRKDGNGRG
- a CDS encoding protein translocase subunit SecF; translation: MASKKKGKAPSRPADGILESKRRRLSFLVRMEPKKMILYPLVVFVIAALLLAVHPPEKGIDLKGGVVVTVYHISATPDELAKYVKDKTGINVRAEKFSDPITGLSGIRLYAPAGTNPDEISNAIQLKYKNADITPRVVDPTFGKIAQKQGIKAVIYAFIGMAIVVFLFFRDPIPSGTIIFSAFSDMVIALAVMGLLGINLTTATIAALLMLIGYTVDSNILLTTRLLRRKEDTAEDAYLSAVSTGFTMSTTTLGALLILWLVSTSDVIDSITIVLIFGLLADFMNTWIFNAGVLRWYVASPFKFTLKLRRGS
- a CDS encoding preprotein translocase subunit SecD family protein, with translation MARRKGIKALLLNWRVLLLIIFLVGSLAAIAANGLTYGIDIGGGVALIAKPEKPVSGDTVNGIITSLQNRLNTFGVKDITIESQRDPETGESLIVVKVANITLDEAKQIKNLIESQGVLYMEFNGVIFATGADVTVHSSDWGLNPRDCSTCWYVGFQLSGKAQDNFKKVASGKTGWPVDIFLDPPTNSLLVVSSRVYQELQNPADFNGKAGTQAPTLLERIEKAFNITVVEYNNQTAEEIIANATNLGKKSIIIADLPESLYNQVKDALLQAGSKIRVSYFTPQPNEDMRDFVKRILNLYGPYTLKFDPAQGNSDRLQLSGSAATKEEALQEAKRIYSVLRSGSLAVKLHVISEEYISPTLGAGFKKQAGIAGIGALIAVLLIVYYHYRRWKIAIPVASTSLFEVTIILGIAALIRWNLDLPSIAGIIAAIGTGVDQQIVITDELLGGSPSGKVARRMGLIKRMARAFFVILASATTTIVAMSFLLMYFVGTLKGFAFTTILGVLIGVLVTRPAYAEIAKHLLSLD
- a CDS encoding potassium channel family protein, whose product is MFVIIMGAGRVGYLVAKMLEEDGHDVTVIEQDGERAKELSLEINGLVIEGDATDPKTLEEANIKQAHAFAALTGKDDANILACILAKNLNPSIYTALRISNPKNKRIFERVEDLKKYFNFTISPEEIAAEYISRNLSTPGFDRVLFPKEGAEIVRFEITPDSWVAGKTVKELGLPKDALIVAVYDRRGNLIIPSGDTKLPEEGSLIVFAKTGVLDDVKDIFEKMNEGR